One window of the Tetragenococcus koreensis genome contains the following:
- the ltrA gene encoding group II intron reverse transcriptase/maturase produces MRLIEKITSYQNMTQAIEQVKKNKGAPGVDEMTVDELDHYFYQQGRDLVQEIRSMTYRPKAVKRVYIPKSDGKQRPLGIPTGVDRVVQQATAQQLSRIFDVHFSETSYGFRPNRSAHQAIEKVLDYLNEGYEWLIDMDIEKYFDTVHHDKLISTLRERVKDRETLHLIRVFLKAGIMENGFVSPNETGVPQGGPLSPILANIYLDKLDKELEARGLHFVRYADDTDIFVKSEMAANRVMKSITDWIERKLFLQVNVTKTKVVRPTQSKFLGFTFWKNQKGWQCKPSKVSKTKLYDKTKEILKRKHAVSRPLTVTFTKLNQIVRGWINYYRIGSMKTYLAKFGQWLRHKVRVIIIKQWKLPQRIYTNLQQLNRLFNCHFKKEDIYKVANSRLGWYRKCGMHVVNFTLSPKVLAIKKKDRPGLVDPLTYYLNKV; encoded by the coding sequence ATGAGATTAATTGAAAAGATTACGAGTTATCAAAATATGACACAAGCCATCGAACAGGTCAAAAAGAATAAAGGGGCCCCGGGCGTGGATGAAATGACAGTTGATGAACTCGACCATTATTTTTATCAACAGGGGCGAGATCTTGTTCAAGAGATTCGTTCGATGACCTACCGACCAAAGGCGGTCAAAAGGGTTTATATCCCTAAATCCGATGGGAAACAAAGACCCTTAGGGATTCCAACTGGGGTAGACCGTGTGGTGCAACAAGCAACAGCGCAACAATTAAGTCGCATCTTCGATGTCCACTTCAGTGAAACCAGTTATGGTTTTCGTCCGAATCGAAGTGCTCATCAAGCAATTGAAAAAGTACTTGATTACTTGAATGAAGGCTATGAATGGCTCATCGATATGGATATTGAGAAATATTTTGATACCGTTCACCATGATAAATTAATCTCGACCCTCAGAGAACGGGTCAAAGATAGAGAGACCCTTCATTTAATACGTGTTTTCTTAAAAGCAGGTATTATGGAGAATGGCTTCGTTAGTCCGAACGAAACCGGGGTTCCGCAAGGAGGCCCGTTAAGTCCAATTTTAGCGAATATTTATCTGGACAAACTGGATAAAGAATTAGAAGCAAGAGGGCTGCATTTTGTTCGGTACGCGGATGATACGGATATTTTTGTCAAAAGTGAGATGGCAGCCAACCGTGTGATGAAATCTATTACGGATTGGATAGAAAGAAAGTTATTCTTGCAAGTGAATGTCACGAAAACCAAGGTCGTACGACCGACACAAAGTAAATTTTTAGGATTTACCTTTTGGAAGAACCAAAAGGGTTGGCAGTGTAAACCGAGCAAAGTCAGTAAAACAAAGCTCTATGACAAAACCAAAGAAATTCTTAAAAGGAAACATGCCGTGTCGCGACCTTTAACTGTGACATTTACGAAATTGAACCAAATTGTAAGGGGCTGGATCAATTACTACCGTATCGGTAGTATGAAAACCTATCTAGCGAAGTTTGGTCAATGGTTACGACATAAAGTCCGTGTCATTATCATAAAACAATGGAAACTTCCGCAACGAATCTATACGAATTTACAACAATTGAATCGACTATTCAATTGTCATTTCAAGAAAGAAGACATTTATAAGGTCGCTAATTCTAGATTAGGTTGGTATAGGAAATGTGGAATGCACGTTGTCAATTTTACACTGAGTCCGAAAGTTTTAGCCATAAAGAAAAAGGATAGACCTGGATTGGTCGATCCCTTAACTTACTATCTAAATAAAGTGTGA